From Anaerococcus urinomassiliensis:
TGATTCTCTAGGAAAAGACATAATTTACGCTTCCCAAGAATTTTTGAGCAAGGAATACAAAAAAGATACTGACAAATGGGGCATCTTTGATAAAGATAGATGGGCAAAATACTACACATGGTTAAATGATAACGACCTTGTAGAAGAAAAACTTGATGTAAATTCAGGATTTACAAACGAATTTGTAGAATGAATGTACTAAGATTAGAAGATATTTATAAAAGTTTTGGCGAAAAAGATGTGCTAAATGGCATATCTTTTTCTGTCGAAAAGGGAGAAATAGTTGGCCTACTTGGAGTAAGTGGCAGTGGCAAATCTACAGTTTTCAATATAATATCTGGAAATATTAAGCCAAATAATGGCAAGGTTTTTATAGATGGCAAGGAAACAACAGGAGAAACAGGCCATGTTTCCTATATGCTCCAAAAAGATTTGCTCTTTGATCATATGAAGGTAGTAGATAATGCGGCACTTGCCCTAAGGATTAAGGGTATGGACAAAAAGAAAGCAAGAGAGACAGCGAGTTCCTACTTTAAAGAATTTGGCTTAGAAAATCAAGAAGATAAATATCCTAGAGAGCTTTCTGGTGGGATGAGGCAAAGAGTGGCTTTGCTTAGGACTTACCTTAACAAAGAACCTATCATCTTGCTAGATGAACCTTTCTCAGCCCTTGATAAACTCACCAAAGATAAGCTTCACAATTGGTTTTTAGATATAATAAAAAAATACCAAATGACTGGCATATTCATAAGCCACGACATAGACGAAGCAATTTACTTATCAGATAGGATATTGATATTAAAAACAGATGGTAAACTTCACGACCAAGTAGTAATCAAAGAAAAAAACAGAGACGAGAGTTTCAAGCTCTCAGATGAGTTTTTAAACTACAAAAGAGAAATAGCAAAGAAATTAGAAAATTCATAAACAAAAACCAGGGCAAATATCAAGAAACCCCAAAGTCCATATTTTGGATTTTGGGGTCAATAGCTCTGGTTTTTATTTCTCTTCCTTTTCTTCGATTTCTTTCTTGGAAGTTTCTTGCATTTCTTTTATTAATTCATTTACTCTTTTCTTATTTAATCTTGAAAGGCCACTTCTTTCGCTATCGAATAGATCATCAATAGCTTTCTTACCTGCTTCATCTTCCATTACTTCTAGTACTCTTGGCTTGCAGAATTGTCCTTGGCAAAAGCCCATACCTGCACGAGTCCTACGTTTAACTGCATCGAGAGTTTCAACAGGAATGCCACGATTCATAGCATCACGAATAGTAGCTTCACTAACCTGCTCACAACGACAGACAATCCTATCTGGATTACCTAGTGGTAAGTCAATCCTATCTTTGATCTTGTTCATATCTTCAAGTTCTTTGTATTCGATGATTGGTTCTCTGTGTGGATTGTAGTTTGGATCATCTTCTAGCTTAAGGCCAGCATCTTTTAAGATACCCTCAACTATTTTAGCAATTTCTGGTGATGAGGTTATGCCTGGAGATTGGATACCTACTACATTTACAAAGCCAGGGACATTGCTTTCTTCAATGATAAAGTCGTGTGTTGAGCTTGCTGGGCGAAGTCCTGTGAAAGACCTGATAAATTCACGCAAGTTTATTACATCATCTTGGACAGATTTTTGGGCTTCTTTGTAGATATACATTAGTCTATCTTCGTGGGTTGATAGGTCAATTTCTTCTTCGTCTATGGCATCTGGGCCCAAGAGAAGGTTGTTGTGGAACGTTCTTGTTGCTAGTATTCCCTTGGATTTTTCTGTAGGAACTTGAAATAAGACATTATTGATTTTCTTGCCTGTTCCCTTTTGGAATATTAGATATTCTCCACTTCTTGGGTGGATATCAAAATCTGTTTTAGCAATCATTTTTGAAACTATAGCACCCTCAAGGCCTGATGCATTTATAACATATTTTGCTTCTAATTTTTTGCCGTCTTCAGTTTTTACTAGGAAATGGTCATCTGTTTTTTCGATGCCTAAAACTCGTGAGTTTAGGAAAAGCTCTGTTCCATTTGCTATAGCATTTTCTACTAGAGCTATGACATATTCATAAGGTGAGCATACGCCAGCTCCCTTGCACCAAAGGGCTGCAATTGCATTATCAGATACATTTGGCTCGATTTGACGGAGTTTTTCTTGATCTATTATCTCCATATCATCTAGACCATTTTCTATGCCCATATCATAAAGTTTTTGTAAAGTTTCCTTTTCCTCTTCTTCAAAGGCTAGGACTAAAGATCCATTTGCAAGAAAACCAAAGTTTAATTCTTTGTTTAATTCTTCAAATTGTTTACGTCCTGGATAGCAAATCCTACCACGTAGCTCATCGTGGCCTTCTGCATAGCCACCATGGACTATGGCGGAATTGGCCTTAGATGCGCCCATGCTTACGTCGTTTGCCTTTTCTACTATGGCTATATCAAGTTTATATCTTGATAAACGGCGTGCTATAGAGGCTCCGGAAACGCCAGCGCCTATTATTAAAACATCATACATATATAATCCTTCTTTCTACAATAAAGCTTTAAATAAATACTGGGTAAGTACTATCTTATTAGGATACTTACCCAGTTTCTGATTGCTGCTATAATCTAAACTATATCAAATTAATTAGAATATCCAATTGAAGCAAAGTACAGCTATGATACCACCAACTATTGGAGCAAGTACTGGAATCCATGAGTAATCCCACATAGCGTCAACTTTCTTATTAAAAGGAAGTATTTGGTACATAATTCTTGGACCAAGGTCACGAGCAGGGTTAATTGCATAACCAGTTAGTCCACCTAAAGACATACCAACAGATACTATAAGACCGTTTACATAGATGTAGTTCATTCCAACATCGCCAGCGCCTGCTACATTACCAAAACCAAGGATAGCAAAAACTAATACAAATGTTCCAACCATTTCAGCTAGGAAATTTCTACCTGTGTTTTTGATTGAAGGAGCTGTACAGAAGCATCCACGTACTATAGCTGGGTCAACTTCACAAGTATCATCAAAATGATCTTTAAATAGTAGGTAAACTAACAAAGCACCTAGCATAGCACCTAGCATTTGGCCAAGTATGTAAGTTAGTACTGTATTCCAAGCTATATCGCCTTTAAAAGCAAGGGCAATAGTCAAAGCTGGGTTAAAATGTGCACCACTCATTGCGCCAAATATGGTAGCTGGAATCATTACTGCAAGACCCCATGCCAAAGTGATTTGAACTGGACCTGCACCAGCCATTCCTGACTTACGTGTTAGTACGTTTGCAACAACTCCATCACCTAATAAAATAAGTAAAAAAGTGCCTACAAATTCTGCCACAAAAATATCTCTCATAATAACCTCCTTAGTTAAAGACAAAGAGCGGTTGTAGTAAAAATACATCCCGCTCTCGTTCTTACAAATATTTTGTTGTGGAAACCTTTTCTAAGTTAATTATAACACCTTTAAAAAAATAATACAATAGCCAAGAACATATATTTGCATTCTAATGGCTCGCTTAATTACAAGTTAGAAATATTTGTTAAATATTTGTTATTTATGGACAAATGATCGCATATAAGATAAAATAAGTCTTGTAAATATGAATACAATTACTATTTTTTGGAGGAAGTAATGAAAATTAAGAAATTCATGACAGGTGTTCTAGCACTATCTCTTACAGCTGTACTAGCATCTTGTGGGGGAGATACTAACAAGGCTGAAGAAAAACCAGAACAAACAACAGAAGAAGCTACAACAGAGGAAACTGCAGCTGAAGAGACTGAAGAAACAACAGAAACTGAAGATGCAGATACCAAAGAAAAAGAGGACGACAAAGGCGAAGCTAGTGAAACTCCAACAGGTGAAACTGTTTCTGTAACAATGGTAACAGACTTTGGTGGCATCAATGATAAATCATTTAACCAATCTGCTTACGAAGGATTACAAGGGGCTGAATCTGATGGAACAGCTACATTTGACTATATCGAAAGCCACAAGGACTCTGACTATAAACCAAACCTTGAATCAGCTCTAGATTCTGAATCAGACATAATCCTAACAGTAGGATATGCTCTATATGAACCAACAGTTGAAGCAGCTAAAAATAATGAAGATCAAAACTATGTAATTATCGATAGTGATAACGAAGAAAAACTACCAAACCTTGTAGGTGTTGGTTTTGCTGACCACCAAAATTCATTCTTAGTAGGATATATCGCTGGTATGATGAGTGAAACAAACAACGTTGGATTCATCGGTGGTATGGAAGGCGTTGTAATCAGTAGATTTGACTATGGTTTCAGAGCTGGTGTAGAACATGCTGCTCGTGAAAAAGGTGAAGATATTGAAGTACAAGTTCAATATGCAAACAGCTACAATGACCAAGCTGCAGGTAAAAATATTGCTGACAGAATGTATCAAAACGGAGCTGACGTAGTTTTCCACGCTGCAGGGGGTGTAGGAGTTGGCGTTATTGAAGCTGCAAAAGAAAATGATAAATGGGTAATCGGTGTTGACCGTGATCAACAAGAAGAAGCACCAGATAATATGTTAGTATCAACAATCAAAGGTGTAGGCGATGCAGTTAAACTTATTATTGATGACTACCAAAAAGGTGAATTCAAGGGTGGAGAAACTGTAAGATTTACCCTTGCAGATGGAGATGCTGTAAGCATCAAATATGCTGACAATGGCCTAGTAACAGATGAAATCAAAGAAAAAGTTGAACAAATCAAACAAGATATCATTGATGGCAAAATCGAAGTTCCACAAAACGAAGAAGAAGCTATCGAAATGGGATACATTGAAGCAGAATAATTAAGTAAAGATTTAAAAGGCCTCTTTTGAGGTCTTTTTTTCACATTAAATATTAATTTGCAAAAAAGTTATGCATAATATAGTATTTTATTAGTTTTTGTCTACAATAATTATCGATAATGTGTTAAAATAAATAAGAGTATAAATTTAGCGAGGATATTATGGATAAACAATACAAGGATAATCCTGTAGTATCTATGAGAAATATTACCAAACGTTTTGGAGACAATGAAGTTTTAACTGATATTAACTTTGATCTTCACAAATCTGAGGTTCATGCTCTTTTGGGAGAAAATGGGGCTGGAAAGACAACCCTGATGAATATTTTGTATGGAATGTTCCCACCAAC
This genomic window contains:
- a CDS encoding BMP family lipoprotein; this translates as MKIKKFMTGVLALSLTAVLASCGGDTNKAEEKPEQTTEEATTEETAAEETEETTETEDADTKEKEDDKGEASETPTGETVSVTMVTDFGGINDKSFNQSAYEGLQGAESDGTATFDYIESHKDSDYKPNLESALDSESDIILTVGYALYEPTVEAAKNNEDQNYVIIDSDNEEKLPNLVGVGFADHQNSFLVGYIAGMMSETNNVGFIGGMEGVVISRFDYGFRAGVEHAAREKGEDIEVQVQYANSYNDQAAGKNIADRMYQNGADVVFHAAGGVGVGVIEAAKENDKWVIGVDRDQQEEAPDNMLVSTIKGVGDAVKLIIDDYQKGEFKGGETVRFTLADGDAVSIKYADNGLVTDEIKEKVEQIKQDIIDGKIEVPQNEEEAIEMGYIEAE
- a CDS encoding NAD(P)/FAD-dependent oxidoreductase, whose translation is MYDVLIIGAGVSGASIARRLSRYKLDIAIVEKANDVSMGASKANSAIVHGGYAEGHDELRGRICYPGRKQFEELNKELNFGFLANGSLVLAFEEEEKETLQKLYDMGIENGLDDMEIIDQEKLRQIEPNVSDNAIAALWCKGAGVCSPYEYVIALVENAIANGTELFLNSRVLGIEKTDDHFLVKTEDGKKLEAKYVINASGLEGAIVSKMIAKTDFDIHPRSGEYLIFQKGTGKKINNVLFQVPTEKSKGILATRTFHNNLLLGPDAIDEEEIDLSTHEDRLMYIYKEAQKSVQDDVINLREFIRSFTGLRPASSTHDFIIEESNVPGFVNVVGIQSPGITSSPEIAKIVEGILKDAGLKLEDDPNYNPHREPIIEYKELEDMNKIKDRIDLPLGNPDRIVCRCEQVSEATIRDAMNRGIPVETLDAVKRRTRAGMGFCQGQFCKPRVLEVMEDEAGKKAIDDLFDSERSGLSRLNKKRVNELIKEMQETSKKEIEEKEEK
- a CDS encoding MIP/aquaporin family protein — its product is MRDIFVAEFVGTFLLILLGDGVVANVLTRKSGMAGAGPVQITLAWGLAVMIPATIFGAMSGAHFNPALTIALAFKGDIAWNTVLTYILGQMLGAMLGALLVYLLFKDHFDDTCEVDPAIVRGCFCTAPSIKNTGRNFLAEMVGTFVLVFAILGFGNVAGAGDVGMNYIYVNGLIVSVGMSLGGLTGYAINPARDLGPRIMYQILPFNKKVDAMWDYSWIPVLAPIVGGIIAVLCFNWIF
- a CDS encoding ABC transporter ATP-binding protein, producing MNVLRLEDIYKSFGEKDVLNGISFSVEKGEIVGLLGVSGSGKSTVFNIISGNIKPNNGKVFIDGKETTGETGHVSYMLQKDLLFDHMKVVDNAALALRIKGMDKKKARETASSYFKEFGLENQEDKYPRELSGGMRQRVALLRTYLNKEPIILLDEPFSALDKLTKDKLHNWFLDIIKKYQMTGIFISHDIDEAIYLSDRILILKTDGKLHDQVVIKEKNRDESFKLSDEFLNYKREIAKKLENS